The following nucleotide sequence is from uncultured Draconibacterium sp..
AAATCGCGAACACGATATTGTTCACTCCGAACCAGCGGGCACACGAATCGAAGCCGATGCTGCAGTAAAAGCACTGGCCTGGGAAAATCCCTATTTTGTTGACGCCGACCATATAAACCGTCGAAATGTAGATCGTTTTATCGAACCAAGTAACTTTTTTACACTCGACGTGGCCATGTATATTGGTAACGAGGCGTCGGTTGAAGACGTGGCGGCTTTTAAAGAAACCTGCAAGTTGCTGGGAGATGAAGTAACTATTCCGGGGATTGAAGAATCAATCCAAATTACCAAAGAATTGCTGGAAGAAGTAGCCTCAAAATACCTGGCTGCTGTTAAAGAAGCCGGGAAAATTTACCGCCACATTGAAGCTGTAAAAGGAAAAGGCAACTTTGTTACCGAAGTTTCGATGGATGAAGTGGAAGCGCCGCAAACTCCGGTTGATATGTTTTTTATTCTGAAGATGATTGCCAACGAAAATATTCCGGCTCAAACCATTGCTCCTAAATTCACCGGACGATTTAATAAAGGTGTTGATTATGTGGGTGATGTGGAACAGTTTGCCAAAGAATTTGAGCAGGATGTGTTAGTTATAGATTATGCGGTAAAAGAATTTGGATTACCGGCTGATCTTAAATTGAGCGTTCACTCGGGATCGGATAAATTTACCATCTACCCGATAATGGCTGATATCATTAAAAAGTACGATAAAGGAATTCACGTAAAAACGGCTGGGACAACATGGTTGGAGGAAGTCATTGGTTTGGCTATTTCGGGCGACGAAGGTTTAGCGGCAGCAAAAGAAATTTATACGAATGCACTCGATCGGAAAGAAGAGCTTTGCGGTCCGTATGCTGATGTGATTGATATTGACGATTCAAAACTTCCATCGACAGAAGAAGTTGAAAACTGGACAGGCGAAAAATTTGGAAACACTTTGCGTCATATTCCGGGACATGCTGATTACAACCCGAACTTCCGCCAATTAATTCACGTAGGTTATAAAGTTGCCGCCGAAATGGGCGAACGCTACACCGGTTTGCTTGAAAAATATGCCGATGTAGTTGGTGGTTGTGTAGAAGAAAATATCTACGACCGACACTTAAAAAGATTATTCGACTTATAAAAAATAATATTACCCTTTCGGCTGTCGCCACTTTCCCTTAAAAAGGGAAAGAATTTATAATGGTGAAGAAGCCAATGTTAAGAAAGTTCTCCCATCATGAGGGGAGATGTCGAAGACAGAGGGGTGAAGCGACAATAAAATAGAATTAGATGAAAACTTTTATGGACAAAGATTTCCTCCTGCAAACCGATGTTGCAAAGGAACTATATCACAATCATGCGGCAAAAATGCCGATCTTTGATTACCACTGTCATATCAATCCGCAGGAAATTGCTGAGGATAAAGAGTATGATAACATCACGCAGATTTGGTTGTATGGCGACCATTATAAATGGCGGGGAATGCGTACCAACGGTGTTGACGAAAAGTATTGTACCGGAAATGCCAGCGACTGGGAGAAATTTGAAAAGTGGGCTGAAACAGTTCCACACACGTTACGAAATCCGCTGTTTCACTGGACACATTTGGAACTAAAGAAATTCTTTGGAATCAACCAAGTTTTGAGTCCGGCCACCGCTAGAGAGATTTGGGAAGAATGTAACGCC
It contains:
- a CDS encoding tagaturonate epimerase family protein translates to MEFGKYSFGVGDRFNHEGEAQLRALIKANKKGVAVTPVWNKSNREHDIVHSEPAGTRIEADAAVKALAWENPYFVDADHINRRNVDRFIEPSNFFTLDVAMYIGNEASVEDVAAFKETCKLLGDEVTIPGIEESIQITKELLEEVASKYLAAVKEAGKIYRHIEAVKGKGNFVTEVSMDEVEAPQTPVDMFFILKMIANENIPAQTIAPKFTGRFNKGVDYVGDVEQFAKEFEQDVLVIDYAVKEFGLPADLKLSVHSGSDKFTIYPIMADIIKKYDKGIHVKTAGTTWLEEVIGLAISGDEGLAAAKEIYTNALDRKEELCGPYADVIDIDDSKLPSTEEVENWTGEKFGNTLRHIPGHADYNPNFRQLIHVGYKVAAEMGERYTGLLEKYADVVGGCVEENIYDRHLKRLFDL